The following proteins come from a genomic window of Chaetodon auriga isolate fChaAug3 chromosome 16, fChaAug3.hap1, whole genome shotgun sequence:
- the LOC143334251 gene encoding uncharacterized protein LOC143334251 isoform X1, with the protein MEMAEFRSVLQRCDAALLDPCGDSQQPDCAEAARMVLYLTESRRVQKVLWRQLFVLDSMMSVLEDLESAQQLLTQPCPPQPEGGARGRWKALKVESRSGVEEVEALLRSLQERKQQIDTRRQRLTQLLHQWHSKEQQCEQLGESLQKAQNALQSCDRQLSQLRAESDAALCQLTSWQRLSDELQVSVSAVQDVMQINLLSFNQSELCVELRPRPSPDRLSNEQEPLKLSVTWSHDDRFRLQVDDGTAVLVEDCVSGRRSELSAALLEVMQCYIGQVELLSEIQRLRSSFAIDWRPAQRLLIYLKSALLVCHLEVEEGYPSAGRAQLLSVRRDGRPVDTSGLKPSPTDPSLTDWLLFLSSTPLI; encoded by the exons ATGGAAATGGCTGAATTTCGATC cgtgttaCAGCGTTGTGACGCTGCTCTCCTGGATCCCTGCGGAGACTCGCAGCAGCCGGACTGCGCTGAAGCGGCCAGGATGGTCCTCTACCTGACg gaaAGTCGTCGTGTCCAGAAGGTTCTGTGGCGTCAGCTGTTTGTTCTGGACTCCATGATGTCCGTGTTGGAGGATCTGGAGTCTGCCCAGCAACTGCTGACACAACCCTGTCCCCCTCAACCCG agggcgGGGCTCGGGGCAGGTGGAAGGCCCTGAAGGTGGAGAGCAGGtcaggggtggaggaggtggaggctctGCTCAGATCTCTGCAGGAGAGAAAGCAACAGATTGACACCAGAAGACAGAGACTCACACAGCTGCTCCACCAGTGGCACAGCAAG gagcagcagtgtgaaCAGCTGGGGGAGTCTCTGCAGAAGGCCCAGAATGCATTGCAGTCATGTGATCGTCAGCTAAGCCAGCTGAGGGCGGAATCAGACGCGGCGCTCTGTCAGCTGACCAGCTGGCAGCGACTCAGCGATGA GCTGCAGGTGTCCGTCTCTGCCGTACAGGATGTCATGCAGATCAACCTGCTGTCCTTCAACcagtcagagctgtgtgtgGAGCTCAGGCCACGCCCCTCACCTGACCGGTTGTCCAATGAGCAGGAGCCGCTGAAGCTGTCAGTCACCTGGAGCCACGACGACCGCTTCAGACTGCAG gtggACGACGGGACGGCCGTTCTGGTGGAGGACTGCGTGTCGGGCAGGCGGTCCGAGCTGAGCGCCGCCCTGCTGGAGGTGATGCAGTGTTACATAGGTcaggtggagctgctgtctgagatCCAGAGGCTGAGATCCAG tttCGCCATCGACTGGCGTCCTGCTCAGCGTCTGCTGATCTACCTGAAGTCAGCACTCCTGGTGTGTCacctggaggtggaggaggggtaCCCAAGCGCCGGACGAGcccagctgctgtctgtccgaAGAGACGGACGACCTGTGGACACGTCTGGACTGAAG ccctCTCCCACTGATCCCagtctgactgactggctgttgTTTCTCAGCAGCACTCCTCTCATCTGA
- the LOC143334251 gene encoding uncharacterized protein LOC143334251 isoform X2 — protein sequence MVLYLTESRRVQKVLWRQLFVLDSMMSVLEDLESAQQLLTQPCPPQPEGGARGRWKALKVESRSGVEEVEALLRSLQERKQQIDTRRQRLTQLLHQWHSKEQQCEQLGESLQKAQNALQSCDRQLSQLRAESDAALCQLTSWQRLSDELQVSVSAVQDVMQINLLSFNQSELCVELRPRPSPDRLSNEQEPLKLSVTWSHDDRFRLQVDDGTAVLVEDCVSGRRSELSAALLEVMQCYIGQVELLSEIQRLRSSFAIDWRPAQRLLIYLKSALLVCHLEVEEGYPSAGRAQLLSVRRDGRPVDTSGLKPSPTDPSLTDWLLFLSSTPLI from the exons ATGGTCCTCTACCTGACg gaaAGTCGTCGTGTCCAGAAGGTTCTGTGGCGTCAGCTGTTTGTTCTGGACTCCATGATGTCCGTGTTGGAGGATCTGGAGTCTGCCCAGCAACTGCTGACACAACCCTGTCCCCCTCAACCCG agggcgGGGCTCGGGGCAGGTGGAAGGCCCTGAAGGTGGAGAGCAGGtcaggggtggaggaggtggaggctctGCTCAGATCTCTGCAGGAGAGAAAGCAACAGATTGACACCAGAAGACAGAGACTCACACAGCTGCTCCACCAGTGGCACAGCAAG gagcagcagtgtgaaCAGCTGGGGGAGTCTCTGCAGAAGGCCCAGAATGCATTGCAGTCATGTGATCGTCAGCTAAGCCAGCTGAGGGCGGAATCAGACGCGGCGCTCTGTCAGCTGACCAGCTGGCAGCGACTCAGCGATGA GCTGCAGGTGTCCGTCTCTGCCGTACAGGATGTCATGCAGATCAACCTGCTGTCCTTCAACcagtcagagctgtgtgtgGAGCTCAGGCCACGCCCCTCACCTGACCGGTTGTCCAATGAGCAGGAGCCGCTGAAGCTGTCAGTCACCTGGAGCCACGACGACCGCTTCAGACTGCAG gtggACGACGGGACGGCCGTTCTGGTGGAGGACTGCGTGTCGGGCAGGCGGTCCGAGCTGAGCGCCGCCCTGCTGGAGGTGATGCAGTGTTACATAGGTcaggtggagctgctgtctgagatCCAGAGGCTGAGATCCAG tttCGCCATCGACTGGCGTCCTGCTCAGCGTCTGCTGATCTACCTGAAGTCAGCACTCCTGGTGTGTCacctggaggtggaggaggggtaCCCAAGCGCCGGACGAGcccagctgctgtctgtccgaAGAGACGGACGACCTGTGGACACGTCTGGACTGAAG ccctCTCCCACTGATCCCagtctgactgactggctgttgTTTCTCAGCAGCACTCCTCTCATCTGA
- the nr1d1 gene encoding nuclear receptor subfamily 1 group D member 1 yields the protein MTTTAMDTNNSNNNNNNTGGVISYVGSCGGSPTRTSPVSMYSENSNSQPCFTSSSFLTPSFLSSSSSSGSAGEDGSSSASSSAGGSPRGRDDGGSVRASPSKSVASLTKLNGMVLLCKVCGDVASGFHYGVHACEGCKGFFRRSIQQNIQYKKCLKNESCTIVRINRNRCQQCRFKKCLSVGMSRDAVRFGRIPKREKQRMLAEMQSAMNNMVNNQLQSDFQLASLSSSSSSSSSSSSSSSSSPCPGVTIAPQPQPSALPLAPSSPSPLAPASSSSSSSSPPPLPLPPSPCQSPSPPPSPGLDSTISTITRAHRETFLYAHDKLANPHTQPQQQQNNHAHHNGEVEHWGPNRCPKGYHANGLNTIYHHNNNLGTGRHLLPDNSQNLTHYHHGNRRRSLHNSNLIGGDGLSDHVTQGQNYPKKNCMGIVLACPMNMQPQADPSKTPQEIWEDFSLSFTPAVREVVEFAKHIPGFSSLSQNDQVTLLKAGTFEVLMVRFASLFNVKEQTVTFVSGATYSLEELRVMGMSGLLGAMFDFSHKLAALELTAQELGLFTAVVLVSADRSGIENVASVEHLQENLIKALRSLVSKSPPGNNHHNVDSPRFTKLLLKLPDLRTLNNMHSEKLLSFRIDA from the exons ATGACGACGACTGCCATGGACacaaacaacagtaacaacaacaacaacaatacag gagGTGTGATCTCCTATGTGGGCTCATGTGGAGGCTCTCCAACCAGGACCAGCCCAGTCTCCATGTACAGCGAGAACTCCAACTCCCAGCcctgcttcacctcctcctccttcttaaCGCCCtccttcctcagcagcagctccagctcaggctcCGCGGGAGAGGATGGctcctcctcggcctcctcctcgGCAGGAGGTTCACCTCGAGGCAGAGACGACGGAGGTTCTGTGAGGGCGTCGCCCAGCAAGTCTGTGGCCAGTCTGACCA agctgAACGGCATGGTGCTGCTGTGTAAAGTCTGTGGTGACGTAGCTTCAGGTTTCCACTACGGAGTTCATGCCTGTGAAGGCTGCAAG GGCTTCTTCCGCCGCAGCATCCAGCAGAACATCCAGTACAAGAAGTGTCTGAAGAACGAGAGCTGCACCATCGTGAGGATCAACAGGAACCGCTGCCAGCAGTGTCGCTTCAagaagtgtctgtctgtgggcaTGAGCCGCGACG CGGTGCGTTTCGGTCGGATCCCGAAGCGTGAGAAGCAGAGGATGTTGGCTGAGATGCAGAGCGCCATGAACAACATGGTGAACAACCAGCTGCAGAGCGACTTCCAGCTTGCcagcctctcttcctcctcctcctcctcctcctcctcttcttcctcctcatcctcctcgcCCTGCCCGGGGGTGACCATCGCCCCCCAACCCCAGCCTTCAGCCCTGCCACTCGccccttcctcaccctcccctcTGGCaccggcctcctcctcctcctcctcctcctcgccacctcctcttcctcttcctccttccccctGTCAGagcccctccccccctcccagCCCCGGATTGGACTCCACCATCAGCACCATCACACGCGCTCACCGTGAGACCTTCCTGTACGCCCATGACAAGTTGGCCAATCCCCACAcgcagcctcagcagcagcagaataacCACGCCCACCACAATGGGGAGGTGGAGCACTGGGGACCCAACCGCTGCCCCAAGGGTTACCACGCCAACGGCCTCAACACCATCTATCACCATAACAACAATCTCGGGACAGGGCGCCACCTGCTGCCGGACAACAGTCAAAACCTCACACAttatcaccatggcaacaggagGCGGAGCCTGCACAACAGTAATCTGATTGGAGGAGATGGGCTCAGTGATCATGTGACCCAGGGGCAAAACTATCCAAAGAAGAACTGCATGGGGATCGTGCTG GCCTGTCCGATGAACATGCAGCCTCAAGCCGACCCCTCAAAGACCCCTCAGGAGATCTGGGAGGACTTCTCCCTGTCCTTCACCCCAGCTGTGAGGGAGGTGGTGGAGTTTGCCAAACATATCCCAGGATTCAGTTCTCTGTCCCAGAACGACCAGGTCACGCTGCTCAAGGCCGGCACCTTTGAG gTGCTGATGGTGCGCTTCGCATCCTTGTTCAACGTGAAGGAACAGACGGTGACCTTCGTCTCTGGTGCCACCTACagcctggaggagctgagggtgATGGGAATGAGCGGGCTGCTGGGAGCCATGTTTGACTTCAGCCACAAACTGGCTGCACTGGAGCTGACCGCCCAGGAGCTGGGACTGTTCACCGCCGTGGTGCTGGTGTCCGCAG ACCGCTCCGGTATTGAGAACGTGGCGTCGGTGGAGCACCTGCAGGAGAACCTGATCAAAGCTCTGCGCTCGCTGGTCAGCAAGTCGCCTCCTGGCAACAACCATCACAACGTGGACTCGCCACGCTtcaccaaactgctgctgaagctgcccGACCTGCGAACGCTCAACAACATGCACTCTGAGAAGCTGCTGTCCTTCCGCATTGATGCCTGA